A genome region from Triticum aestivum cultivar Chinese Spring chromosome 2B, IWGSC CS RefSeq v2.1, whole genome shotgun sequence includes the following:
- the LOC123042672 gene encoding probable alpha-glucosidase Os06g0675700 — protein MTIISSFADLFTLLAILICLLHRCGANYEVESVAGSGNVLSAKLKLVGGTAEFGPDVKRLNLTASLETDNRLHVHITDADHSRWEVPQDVIPRPALAPEDVLLHSSGLSNASLPGNSTMSSASSDLTFTIHTAPFRFTISRRSTGDVLFDTSATLVFKNRYLEVTSALPARGASLYGLGERTKRRFRLQQNDTFTIWNEDVGRADILDINLYSSHPFYMDVRPGGAAHGVVLLNTNGMDIKYGGSYITYKVIGGVLDFYFFAGPSPLAVVDQYTQLIGRPAPMPYWSFGFHQCRYGYKNVADLEGVVAGYAKAKIPLESIWSDIDYMDGGQDFTLDPINFPANLLRPFVDRLHNNSQKYVVIIDPAIKKEAAPPQNESVGLFLQRNGTNYVGRVWPGEVYYPDFMSPNAAEYWARKISDFRRTIPADGLWCDMNEPSNFKDWEPLNEYDDSPYRINNTGIHRNLNNKTVPVSTVHFNGVSEYDAHNLYGLLESRATHDALLKDTARRPFVLSRATFVSSGRYTAHWTGDNDGRWEQLAQSINTILNFGLFGIPMMGADICGFTGNTTQELCSRWIQLGAFYPFARAHAEKTTARRELYVWESTAQSARKALGMRYRLLPYIYTLMYEAHTTGSPIARPLFFSYPQDANTYGVDRQFLLGRGVLVSPVLDPGTTTVDAYFPAGRWFSLHGRSPAITLQTGKRVTLPAPADSANVHLAGGNILPLQQPGLTTSAARQSEFHLLVALAENGTASGELFLDDGESPEMGGVGGNWTLVRFSCNTEDSKGIITTTVSSHVVQNSYAPSRTLVIGKVAFMGLRSPPKGFTVYVNGAELKAAGTKSRTNGVFSVSGLSLVIGQQFEVKVVTSH, from the exons ATGACGATTATCTCGTCATTTGCTGATCTTTTCACACTCCTCGCCATCCTCATCTGCCTCCTCCATCGTTGTGGCGCCAACTACGAAGTCGAGTCGGTCGCCGGGTCAGGGAATGTGCTGTCAGCCAAGCTGAAACTTGTAGGCGGGACGGCGGAGTTCGGGCCTGATGTCAAGCGGCTCAATCTGACTGCAAG CCTAGAGACGGACAACCGGCTCCACGTGCACATTACCGATGCCGACCATTCGCGATGGGAGGTCCCCCAGGACGTTATCCCGCGCCCAGCGCTGGCGCCGGAGGATGTATTGCTACATTCCTCGGGCTTGAGCAATGCTTCCTTACCCGGCAACAGCACCATGTCCAGCGCGTCTTCAGACCTGACCTTCACCATCCACACCGCCCCGTTCCGCTTCACCATCTCCCGCCGCTCCACCGGCGACGTCCTCTTCGACACCTCCGCCACACTCGTCTTCAAGAACCG GTACTTGGAGGTGACGTCGGCGCTGCCAGCCAGGGGGGCATCTTTGTACGGACTGGGCGAGCGGACAAAACGGAGATTCCGGCTCCAACAGAACGACACGTTCACGATCTGGAACGAGGACGTCGGGAGGGCCGACATACTGGACATCAACCTCTACAGCTCACACCCATTCTACATGGATGTGCGACCCGGCGGCGCTGCGCACGGCGTTGTGCTCCTCAACACCAACGGGATGGACATAAAGTATGGCGGGTCCTACATCACCTACAAGGTGATCGGCGGTGTGCTCGACTTCTACTTCTTCGCCGGGCCCTCCCCGCTCGCCGTCGTCGACCAGTACACCCAGCTCATCGGCCGCCCTGCCCCCATGCCATACTGGTCATTTG GGTTCCACCAGTGCAGGTATGGCTACAAGAATGTGGCTGACCTGGAGGGCGTAGTCGCGGGCTATGCCAAGGCCAAGATTCCATTAGAGTCGATTTGGTCGGACATCGACTACATGGACGGCGGCCAGGATTTCACGCTGGATCCGATCAACTTCCCAGCCAATTTGCTCCGGCCGTTTGTGGACCGGCTGCACAATAACAGCCAGAAATACGTGGTCATCATAGACCCGGCGATCAAAAAAGAAGCAGCACCTCCGCAAAATGAGTCCGTGGGTCTGTTCCTCCAGCGAAATGGCACCAACTATGTCGGCCGGGTGTGGCCAGGCGAGGTCTATTACCCGGACTTCATGAGCCCAAACGCTGCTGAGTACTGGGCCCGGAAGATCTCGGACTTCCGTCGAACCATTCCCGCCGACGGGCTGTGGTGCGACATGAACGAGCCCTCCAACTTCAAGGACTGGGAGCCGCTCAACGAGTACGACGACTCGCCCTACCGCATCAACAACACCGGCATTCACCGTAACCTTAATAACAAGACCGTGCCGGTCTCCACGGTGCACTTCAACGGTGTGTCGGAGTATGATGCGCACAACCTCTACGGCCTCCTCGAGTCGCGGGCCACGCATGATGCTCTTCTCAAGGACACAGCGCGCCGCCCCTTCGTGCTCAGTCGCGCCACGTTCGTCAGCTCGGGTCGCTACACCGCTCACTGGACTGGCGACAATGATGGGCGGTGGGAGCAGCTTGCGCAGTCCATCAACACCATTCTCAACTTTGGACTCTTCGGCATCCCCATGATGGGCGCCGACATCTGCGGCTTCACCGGCAACACGACCCAGGAGCTTTGCAGCCGCTGGATACAGCTTGGTGCATTCTACCCGTTTGCCAGGGCGCATGCAGAGAAGACAACCGCCCGGCGAGAGCTCTACGTGTGGGAGTCGACGGCACAGTCGGCGAGGAAGGCGTTGGGGATGCGGTACCGGCTGCTCCCCTACATCTACACGCTCATGTATGAGGCCCACACAACGGGGTCACCCATAGCGCGCCCGCTCTTCTTCTCCTATCCTCAGGATGCCAACACCTACGGCGTGGATAGGCAGTTCCTGCTTGGCCGTGGCGTGCTTGTCTCTCCGGTGTTAGATCCAGGCACCACCACCGTGGACGCCTATTTCCCGGCGGGCCGGTGGTTTAGTCTTCACGGACGCTCCCCCGCCATCACCTTGCAGACCGGCAAGCGAGTGACGCTCCCAGCGCCAGCGGACTCGGCAAACGTGCACCTGGCCGGTGGCAACATACTACCACTGCAGCAGCCGGGCCTTACCACGTCCGCCGCACGACAAAGCGAGTTCCACCTCCTTGTGGCGCTCGCGGAGAATGGCACTGCCAGCGGGGAGCTGTTCTTGGATGACGGCGAGTCGCCGGAGATGGGAGGGGTGGGAGGCAACTGGACGCTGGTGAGGTTTAGCTGCAACACGGAGGATAGCAAGGGCATCATCACGACCACGGTGAGTTCGCATGTGGTGCAGAACTCGTACGCGCCGAGCCGGACTCTGGTCATCGGCAAGGTGGCCTTCATGGGGCTCCGGTCGCCACCAAAGGGGTTCACCGTCTATGTGAACGGTGCTGAGCTCAAGGCAGCCGGCACCAAGTCCCGGACGAACGGAGTATTCAGCGTCAGTGGGTTGTCGCTGGTCATCGGACAGCAGTTCGAGGTAAAGGTCGTCACGTCTCACTAA